The following is a genomic window from Bradysia coprophila strain Holo2 chromosome IV unlocalized genomic scaffold, BU_Bcop_v1 contig_5, whole genome shotgun sequence.
gttttagTGAGAAGATTTGTTTCAAGACCGACAGCTGAGTTTCAAAATTCGTTTCTATGACTATtgccacggcagagtaaaagtaaacctgctcctgcctgggttacttttactctgccgtgctatTGCTTATGATAAAATCACTGAACGTTTCACATTTGTAAGGTGATTTTTTCCTCCATGAAATGTGAAATTGGCCAAAATTTTAGTTTAGTTTGTTCCCCaacttaacctgttacagacggcaagcattagcattattatcgggtctataaCTTCCatcaatcaaagtatttttaatctgttgatttcaaatcttgtacttcaattttttttaacatgcattccACCATATAAAGGACTATATTAACCTGAGattgtcatttttttgtcgtcgttactcgtttatcgataacagatgaatagccgtatgtgatgGGTGagtttaaagaattttaattctaagAAACGTGAAAAGATTCCGAATTTTTTTCCcgaatattcaaaaattcagtGGACTGAAATGACCACGCTTTTAGAGCTGATAAATCTAGCTGCTCTCGTTATCATTATCATCCCATTCGTTAACTTCCTGATGTTTATGTTGCATAAAAAGTCTCTTACCGAAACGCTACACCCTAACAAATTCCTTTCTTATAAGACTGGTGGATGGGGCTGACTGTGGcagtgattttctttttattttacgcGACGTTAAACCTGCCAATTCTTTCCGAATATGAATTTCGCTAAAAAAGTCATAATAGTAACCGGTGCAAGCAGTGGAATAGGAGCTGATGCTGCTAAGCATTTCGCTAGGTTGGGAGGAAAAGTGTGTCTTGTCGCTCGAAATGAGAAACTGCTCAAAAGTGTGGCCGAAGAAATTCAACAATCTGGTTCGTTGGAGCGGCCGTTAGTAATCCCAGCTGATGTTACCAAAGACGGGGAACGAATAATAGGCGAAACAGTAAACCATTTCGGAAAATTAGATGTGTTGATAAACAATGCAGGAATCTACCAAGTCAATAGCATGAAAAACTTCAGCATCTCTCATTTGGATAACGTTTTCAACACTAACTTAAGATCGGTCGCAATATTAACGAGTTTGGCTGTACCACACCTGGAAAAAACGAAAGGAAACATTGTGAATGTCTCAAGTATTGCTGGACTGAAAGCGTTTACAGGAAATTTAAGTTATTGTGTATCTAAGGCAGCACTAGAccaatttacaaaatgtgttgcCCTTGACTTAGCGCCAATGGGAATTCGTGTGAACTCGATAAACCCAGCGATGATACGAACGCCAATCTTAGAAAAAGCTGGAATGAGTGCCGTAGAAGCAGCGAAAACGTTTGAAGCAGGTAAAACTATGCACCCAATTGGACGGATTGGTGAGCCAGCAGACACATCTGAAGCAATTGCGTATCTAGCAAGCGATTCGGCGTCGTTTATTACTGGTGTTTTGCTTCCCGTTGATGGGGGATATGCCgcaaaataaagatttttttgttgtggtcGTTTTAGTTTTATGTCATCCAATGTATAACACAGTTCAGTAAGTTAGATTATCTTTAATTGTTGTTTTATGAAACCATCGCGTAACTTTAAATGAACTTTAAACGAGAGAAAATATTCTCACGTCGCTAATTTGACTACTGTGTCTTTGAAGTAACACTTAACAACATTTACTTAGTAGCTTTGATAATTTTCTAATCATATGTAATTgacagcaacgacaaaaataagaggTGACCTATGCAAAGTGTgcttttatatagaaaaaggTATATCACaccgaatgaagtaaaagatttcatatTAAGTGTCTGTCTTGTGAAAGGTcagtaacaacaaaaaatggttAACTGCACACATCTCGTAGCGGTCAGTTAAGTATTGACATCGCAAAACGTTTGTAAGTATTGGAAATCCTGGTACGGTGGACACGATGATGATTTTAGTTAGTAAGATGGTAAGGTACTCATTATTCAGATGGATTGTGGACATCAAAACCTTTTCGAAACACATTCTCCCTGCTTAAGTGAACGTTATTTATGTACAGCCCCTAACTAACACTCTAGGCAGCTTCTTTGTCCACATGTTAATTCCTAGGAGATTCGTTACCCACCTGTTAATTCCGAGAACTGCAATCGCAAAACCAACTACAAAGTTCGGATCACTCTTCATGTCTTTAAGGCATGCATAAATTAGAGGGATTTCGATTCTCTCGAATGGTATATACTGGGGTAAGTATTAAAGACATCAAAGAAACGCTTTAAGACGACATGTTGTGTGAATGAAACAGAAAGTGAGTGGAAGGGctgcaatttttcggtactaATTAGTCAATTGGGAATGTAAATTGTTGGTGAGATAAATAAGATCTATGAGCCTTTTTCAATAAACAATGTTGAAAGGGTATGGGGCATGGAACTTGTTGACGTTTTTACCACTTGTctgtaaattttcttcatttgaaTATGACacttttgtagttttcagggTAACGTTTACCCGGCAAACTAGAACGTCGTCCCATGCCCTATTGATTCTTGTCGTAGTTGCTGAATTTTCGACATTACACACAGCGGCTGTCAGTGAAATTCAtgtatgaatttgcttcagctgttttcagCTGGCttactcatacaaacaaaatttatttttcgtcttTATACTGTTTTACCACCACCACACGCAAGCGTATAACTTTTCTGTATGAACAAGTATAGGCAGTATTGTTTGTTTTaaccagctgaagcaaatttttgtCTAAATTTTCCATGCGGCAACATtctcaaatgattttcatttgctaGTAGCGAATTTGTTTGACAGTTTTATTTCTAacaattttcgcaattttccTCTGATTTAGCAGACTTACCTCAATAATATGGAACGAAGCAGTACTTCACCATGATTTATATACTTTTATATATACGCCGTCTGCGTTTGCTgatgaaaattttggttgaaaaTCAATCTCACCTGTGATCCGCCGTTTGTAGCGGACTTTTGATGGAAATTCAGGAATTTCACGGAAAATTTAAAGTCGAAAAGTGAGTAAAAGTAAAGGAAATAGTTGCTAGAAATAGTTGATCAAAAAGTTTGTAAAAAAGTGTGCTTTAGGAACTTTTCTACCTTATTTTTACGCGAAGCCAAAAGGTATTTGTAACTTTGAAAAGTAATACTGCCTGGATAAAGTTTTGTTGCTGtaatttttatgttcaatCAAACAGACTTCCATCCTCCTTCATCAGAAtttcaataacaattttagagctcaacatttttttaaacctcTTTTTCTTGCTtcatttgatgtttttttcattaaaactgAATAAACTCCATAACTGGTCTGAAACCTGGAAGATTACCAGAAAAGTTTGTATAAAAGTTGCAGGTTTACAACACATGACAGCTTTAAAGCTCTGATCAGCTCAGCTACTTTTTCATAGACATAATTGCCTGCCCAGacttgaattttgaaaatgtatgaagcttTTATGCTTCGGTCTGAACCTCTTCCACCATAATAAGGTCTTTTTGAATGAATGTAATGGTGCATTGACCTTGGAGTATGAAAGAGCGCTTAAGGATTTCAATGAACTAAATGATAAATTGCACCACGACCACCTCATCAGAATTCAAGAAAACATCAAGAGTGATCCAGCCGCATTTTGGAAATTTGCCAGAATCAATGGAGGCATCGACGCATATCCGAATCAGATGAGTTATGGTGACAGAGTGGGTAGAACGACGAACGAAATTGTGGATTTGTTTGCGGAGTATTTCGAATCTATTTATGTCAATGATGAAGAACAATGGGAATTCGACGACGTTTTTGTAGCTTCTAGCGATTCGGTTGATATTGAAGTATCTTTGTTTGATGTAGAGAATGCAATACAATCGTTGAAGTGGAGCAGTGGAGCTGGGCCAGATGAAATTAAACCGTTTGTAGTGAAAAAGTGTTCAACTGCATTCGTATGGCCTATTTGGTTATTATATCAAAAGACGTTCGACGAGGGCAAAATACCGGCTGcaatgaagatgtcgagaattGTACCGGTATACAAGAGGAAAGGTGATAGGGCGGAAGTTAAAAATTATAGAGTCGTTGCGATTCAACCGATAGCAATGAAAGTGCAAGAAATGGCAGTCAAGTGCAAAACTGGACTAGTGGTTCAACCGCGACTATCAGATGTGCAGCATGGTTTTCGTAACAAAAGATCTGTTGTAACAAACTTATGGAATTTGTCAGTACTGGCGTATGATGCAATCGAGCGACGTTGTCAACTGGACTTATTTTACGGTGACTTTAAGGCGGCATTTGACAAGGTCTGGGTACGGAAACTGATAATAAAGTTCGCTTCATTTGGTGTTGGCAAAAAACAGCGAGATGGCAATATTTAGTTGGAAGGACAAATTACGTACAAATTGAGACAGAAAAGTCTAGAATCTTCGAGTCACCATCTGGAGTGCCACCGGGAAGTTCACTTGGTCCACTAGCCTTCACTGTATTCATCGATgacattgtcaatgtcgttaaACATGTGAAAACATTGCTATTTGCTGATGATGTCAAATTGGCGGCAATTATTCAAGACGTCAACGATTCAAGAAAATGGTGCGACGAAAATCGGTTGTATTTCAATCCAGAGAAATGTTACGTATTCAGCATCTATCGGGACAATGCTTCATTCGTCGAAACAGAATATACAATGGGTGATCATGTTCTTGAGAGAAAAGAGGAAATTAGCGACCTTGGATATTGGATGAACAGATGGTTTCATCCAGGACTTCACATCGAGCTAACAACTAGAAAATGTCGTCAAATTGTTGGTTGCATCAAACATTATTCCAATGGTAATTTCACGAAGGAGACGCAACAAATTCTGTGCAAGGCTTACGTTAGATCCAGATTGGAGTTTGCATCAACAATATGGAATCCATCATCGGATGTATACAAGGATGACATCGAATCTATACAAAAACAGTTTGTTATTTACTTACTGGATAGTCGACGGAATGCAAATTCTTACAGATTGGCGCCATACGAAGACCGATGCAAACAAGTTGGTCTTCAAAGTTTAGAATTGAGGAGGAAAGTCGCTGATTCGATGATGGCGTATGATATTTTCAAAGGTGATGTTGTGGACAGTTTGATTTCGTGGAAGTTTGTTCGCAATGACAGTGAGTATGACTTCCGCAGTTCGACCTTAAAATTGTTGAAGGAATCGCGGTACAACTCTAACTATTTGTACGAACAGCCCGTGGCGCGATTAGTTAGGATcgttaatgaatttaaaaatgtcgtGCAAAGCAGTGGTAGTAGAGTTGTGTTTAGAAGGAAAATTATGGAAGAACTTAAAATGACTGACTAACTGTGATGCTAAATGTGATGTAGTTGTTTAGTAAGTTTGAGAGTGTTTTACAGATTGACGTTAGTATGtaagttgtaaaattttgtaatttaagaatgtaaatttattcagCCAGTTTTTGGCggtgaaataaaaatctatcTATCATGAACTTTTATGCTTCGGTCTGAACCTCTTCCACCATAATAAGGTCTTTTTGAATGACCTCTAAAGAACTCAAGCAATGGTGCAAATTCATAGTGGTGATCAAAACGTGGATTAATCGGAGAGAATACTAAGAACCACAAATATAAGAAGTAGACCTGGGGctataacattcgccttcggctcatgcaataactccccaagtgtctacaATGTAGACTCTACATAAACATATgaacagaggtgaataatctactatgaacctcggacgtaatgtGCCTTATGTGATTAGGCAATGCATAGAGGTGTGCGCCAGTCAAAAATTCttggcggcggctagccgagtGTAGATGTGCCGGCGGAACGGTATTTCTGGGCGGCTCGGCTCAGCCGCGGCGCGCCGatatatttgaataatttaaaaaaaaatctaaaaattcataaaaaagtcAATGTTTTTACAGATAGTTAGTCATAAGAATACCTACTTCATTTCTAATACAAGAATTATGAGTTCCTGTGAACTCTGGTGTAAAGCCaacaaagtttaatttttatttagtgaaacatactagacatcaaaatctgaagtgaaagGATTTTGCTCATAATGTCCACAGCTGGGCTTGAACTAGCAACATCTGGTTCATAAATCCAGCGCCTATCCAACTCGAccaacttcatttctttcaaattttgaatctttgaaaatttaattcgaagaTAAATAAACTGGGTTTGCTAATAGTCGAGAGATCTATGAAACTTCTAAAGTTCGTtgttaaaaactaattactttaGTGGTACGACTcgagtttatttttcataaaatgcagAGCGATGGTCCATAAAGTACGTAACTCGAAAGAGTCACAGGTAGGTCTGGACATATTGTTACAGATAGCGCAAAATATTTAGAACTATATGGAAACGTAATTACGAGATATAATGATAAGTCTGGAAAATGCAGATTTTGTGGATCGCCAGAGCTTTAaaaagtttagtttagtttaatttacaatccaatcgacgttattcattccacatacgATTTACACGTTATAATAAATACTGTATGTTTTATAGCCACTGAAGATGCCATCCAATGTGATGCGAGAAATATTTGGCAGAAAATAAAGAGAGACAAAATACTGAGCTACATCGTCTTTTCTTCAAGgacagaaacagaaaacataaaaaaatcgacagCTCATTGAGTGGATATTTTATCACTCAAAAAAGAACATGTGTAATAAATACGTAAATGTCGTAAAGTTGGtaatgcatgtggaatgaTTAGCGTCGATCGGATTGTAATAgttacttcttataattccgaGACTGTCCTAGGCGGTCCTAGGAAGTCACTAATGACTCACtagagagtaaaaaaaaatctccttGAAATGTAAGGTGAGGTAAGAGTCgactaaaatttcttttcagaaaatacaaattcaaCACAAGATATTTATAATATGACATTAAGGCAGATtgcgattttaatttaatttaatttagttttaagTTGACGTAAAACGAGGAAATTATAaggaatttttccatacaaattgtaTTGTCAATCGACTTATTAATCGAATGTTTTACGtcaaattataataataagtAAAAATCGCAATTTTCTTATCATTCCACGCGCTTTCTCAGAAGGAAGTTTACGTTAAACATACATGATGTTTTACAGCACTCATCGAACCGTTTTACATCGATGGAATATTCCATATACCTAAACAATAATAGAAATTATGCTTTTAAAAGACATAACGCGTTAAGAACGAAGATTTGCGATTGCTACCATTCAAAGAAACGCTAAGCTCCATCGGAGAAATTTAAAATCGTGATATTCAGTTGAATGATGCCCTAAACTTATTTTGTTGTCCAGCCGTAAATAAAAGGCTATGTATTAAGGGTTTTTCTGACTGATCTAACATAGTTTCAAACCTgttttaagtgattttaaagtgAGTGAATGGACACATTGTCTTATGttgaaaaaagagagaaaaatgtgTGCGTGGAATCCCTGGAAAACTCGTATCAATCATAATGAACgcaaatgttttgtttgaatttctttttatttttttgtttcatgaaATTACACGTATCGATGATGTCTTCTTTTCTGGTTTGATAttaattgttgttgttattgttgttgtattACATTATGTCCATTTgtggtaaaattgaattttgcgtttttaatttcttacttttttttgttaaattaatttgcgCTTTCATAACaaatgtgaattttctttcaaatcgaaaacaatttttattttaaataattcttATGTGATGGTGTGATGATGTTAGATTAATATTTATCTTTGTAATATGTGGTCGTTTTTACCTCTTAAAtatattcatcaaaatcaattatttttttttaaatttatttattcaagtaAACTGTGTCGTCGTTTCAAGAGGACTAACACAACAATCTTttaacaactttttttacCTTTAAATAGAGAAACATTTAATCGATTTTGGGGGGTGAAatgttatttcattttttgtttcatttttcatttttttccatttattttt
Proteins encoded in this region:
- the LOC119071954 gene encoding 17-beta-hydroxysteroid dehydrogenase 14-like, whose amino-acid sequence is MNFAKKVIIVTGASSGIGADAAKHFARLGGKVCLVARNEKLLKSVAEEIQQSGSLERPLVIPADVTKDGERIIGETVNHFGKLDVLINNAGIYQVNSMKNFSISHLDNVFNTNLRSVAILTSLAVPHLEKTKGNIVNVSSIAGLKAFTGNLSYCVSKAALDQFTKCVALDLAPMGIRVNSINPAMIRTPILEKAGMSAVEAAKTFEAGKTMHPIGRIGEPADTSEAIAYLASDSASFITGVLLPVDGGYAAK
- the LOC119072019 gene encoding uncharacterized protein LOC119072019 yields the protein MKLLCFGLNLFHHNKVFLNECNGALTLEYERALKDFNELNDKLHHDHLIRIQENIKSDPAAFWKFARINGGIDAYPNQMSYGDRVGRTTNEIVDLFAEYFESIYVNDEEQWEFDDVFVASSDSVDIEVSLFDVENAIQSLKWSSGAGPDEIKPFVVKKCSTAFVWPIWLLYQKTFDEGKIPAAMKMSRIVPVYKRKGDRAEVKNYRVVAIQPIAMKVQEMAVKCKTGLVVQPRLSDVQHGFRNKRSVVTNLWNLSVLAYDAIERRCQLDLFYGDFKAAFDKVWVRKLIIKFASFGVGKKQRDGNI